Proteins from a genomic interval of Acidobacteriota bacterium:
- a CDS encoding alkaline phosphatase family protein, whose amino-acid sequence MARPVVVILVVDGLRPDLIEPATTPTLWRLQQEGSVYTDSHSVFPSVTRVNGASLSTGSYPARHGVVGNTMYVPALSPTPLSAGEWQNLARIADASPDGRLLTVRTLAERVTSAGLTFVAVSSGTTGSGFVLNPEARRGVGTLILPGLEPGRRVAFPDAVDHVVRERYGEPVDTEPRTRIDWTERVVREYVLPELRPDVLVDWLTEPDSAQHARGAGSPEALAGLANSDRHIRLLLEAAERLGLAERLHVIVTSDHGFARNADAISITDALVRAGAKASADSDDVVIVGEGQTASIHVKGHDAAGIARVARTLLAQPWVEAVFTAPASGRASSSVSADHGAVPGTFSLDLIRQRHPARGADLMVALRWSSRTNAFGVRGLQTVHSTSRTGVLTGEASGHGGIGPATMRNTLVAWGPRIRKRQIVRIPAGIVDIAPTALSLLGLDATDDAIDGRVLEEIFESGPDAERIPQWREIRRARTTGYDGIVQVSGAADRWYVDKAWRQ is encoded by the coding sequence ATGGCTCGACCAGTCGTCGTGATCCTCGTCGTCGATGGCCTGCGTCCCGACCTGATCGAGCCAGCGACGACGCCGACCCTGTGGCGATTGCAGCAAGAGGGCAGTGTGTACACCGACAGCCACTCGGTGTTTCCGTCGGTCACGCGTGTCAACGGTGCCTCGCTCTCGACAGGTTCGTACCCCGCTCGTCACGGCGTCGTCGGCAACACGATGTACGTCCCTGCGCTCTCCCCGACGCCCCTCTCGGCTGGCGAGTGGCAGAACCTTGCCCGCATCGCCGACGCGAGTCCTGACGGACGACTGCTCACGGTGCGGACGCTCGCCGAACGCGTCACGAGCGCCGGGCTCACCTTCGTGGCTGTCAGTTCGGGGACGACGGGATCGGGGTTCGTCCTGAATCCCGAGGCGCGGCGCGGCGTGGGGACGCTGATCCTGCCGGGACTCGAGCCTGGCAGGCGCGTGGCGTTTCCCGACGCGGTCGACCATGTCGTTCGCGAGCGCTACGGCGAGCCGGTCGACACCGAGCCTCGGACGCGCATCGACTGGACCGAACGTGTCGTGCGCGAGTACGTGCTGCCGGAACTGCGTCCCGACGTGCTCGTGGACTGGCTCACGGAGCCCGACTCGGCGCAGCATGCGCGCGGCGCGGGTTCACCGGAAGCACTTGCCGGGCTTGCCAACAGCGACCGTCACATCCGACTGCTGCTCGAAGCCGCCGAAAGGCTCGGCCTCGCCGAGCGCCTTCACGTCATCGTCACGTCCGACCATGGTTTCGCGCGCAACGCCGACGCCATCTCGATCACCGACGCACTCGTGCGGGCCGGTGCGAAGGCTTCTGCCGATTCCGACGATGTGGTCATCGTCGGCGAGGGGCAGACGGCATCGATTCACGTGAAGGGGCACGACGCCGCGGGCATCGCGCGTGTCGCCCGCACGCTGCTCGCACAGCCGTGGGTGGAGGCGGTGTTCACGGCGCCGGCGTCTGGCCGCGCGTCGTCTTCGGTGTCGGCAGACCATGGCGCGGTTCCGGGGACGTTTTCACTCGACCTGATCCGTCAGCGTCATCCCGCACGGGGTGCGGACCTCATGGTGGCGCTCCGCTGGTCCTCGCGCACGAACGCGTTCGGCGTGCGCGGGCTGCAGACGGTCCACAGCACGTCTCGCACCGGAGTACTGACTGGTGAAGCGAGTGGCCACGGCGGGATCGGCCCGGCAACGATGCGCAACACGCTCGTCGCGTGGGGCCCGCGCATCAGGAAGCGGCAGATCGTGCGCATTCCCGCCGGCATCGTGGACATCGCACCGACAGCGCTGTCGCTCCTGGGCCTGGACGCGACAGACGATGCGATCGATGGCCGCGTGCTCGAAGAGATCTTCGAGTCGGGTCCCGACGCCGAGCGCATCCCGCAATGGCGCGAGATCCGCCGCGCGCGCACGACAGGCTACGACGGGATCGTCCAGGTCTCCGGCGCCGCCGACCGCTGGTACGTGGACAAGGCCTGGCGTCAGTAA
- a CDS encoding type II toxin-antitoxin system RelE/ParE family toxin, with translation MVIVSYRNAATADIAAGLNTKAARTIPARCVEGRSRKLDALRTAASLNDLGLPGLRLEALKGDRLGYYSIRVNDQYRIVFQFAKGDVSHVEVVDYHY, from the coding sequence ATGGTCATCGTCTCCTACCGCAACGCGGCGACGGCCGACATCGCGGCAGGCCTGAACACGAAGGCGGCGCGAACGATCCCCGCAAGGTGTGTGGAGGGTCGCTCGCGCAAGTTGGACGCCCTCCGAACGGCGGCTTCGCTCAACGACCTGGGGTTGCCTGGGTTACGGCTGGAGGCGTTGAAGGGCGACCGGCTGGGGTACTACAGCATCCGGGTCAACGATCAGTACCGCATCGTGTTCCAGTTCGCGAAGGGAGACGTCAGCCATGTCGAGGTCGTCGACTACCACTACTGA
- a CDS encoding transposase, which produces MHAAAVAAADRPRRSSTIGGTAYATCSRPWRSPLARSRTASVQPHTSADFLRFLKKVARTYPDRALHVVLDNSSTHNTEAVRAWLAAHPRVQFHYTPTSASWLNQIEGIFEILTKQSLSVTDFPSKRALQDHLRAYLRAWNKNPPPFEWTKPAKAIITFHKQMLDRISTAVQ; this is translated from the coding sequence ATGCACGCAGCGGCCGTTGCCGCTGCGGACCGGCCGCGCCGTTCGTCGACTATCGGCGGCACGGCGTACGCGACCTGTTCGCGGCCTTGGAGATCGCCACTCGCAAGGTCACGCACCGCTTCAGTCCAACCCCATACGTCGGCTGACTTCCTTCGCTTCCTGAAGAAGGTCGCGCGGACCTACCCCGATCGCGCCCTGCACGTCGTGCTCGACAACTCCTCGACGCACAACACCGAGGCGGTCCGCGCCTGGCTCGCGGCCCACCCGCGCGTGCAGTTTCACTACACGCCGACGAGCGCGTCTTGGCTGAACCAGATTGAGGGCATCTTCGAGATCCTGACTAAGCAATCCCTGTCGGTCACCGACTTCCCGTCGAAGCGCGCGCTGCAGGACCATCTTCGCGCTTACCTCCGCGCCTGGAACAAGAACCCGCCCCCCTTCGAATGGACCAAGCCCGCGAAAGCGATCATCACGTTTCACAAACAGATGCTTGATCGTATCTCAACGGCCGTGCAGTAG
- a CDS encoding sugar phosphate isomerase/epimerase: protein MNVTRREFGKLAMVAVPAALAGDRSLAMAQAARPNSSLDGVQLGVITYSYRAMPDQGADAILRYVVDSGISAVELMGNSIEAYAGAPAMPRRPGGPGGPGGPGGGRTPTPEEVASREKYTADLKAWRLSQSMDRFKALRKLYDDAGVSIYATKMLSTSMSDDELRYVFDVAEALGATHTTLELTTDSAALKRLGDYGLQRKIYVSYHTHLQGTLTAFDEALAVSKGNTANVDFGHYVAAGSGDPVVFLQKFHDRISSFHLKDRKSKENGGANLPWGQGDTPIARILQSVRKNKYRMPATIEMEYEVPSDSTPVAEVRKCLDFARRALA, encoded by the coding sequence GTGAATGTCACCCGTCGGGAATTCGGCAAACTCGCCATGGTCGCCGTGCCGGCCGCATTGGCAGGCGATCGGTCGCTGGCCATGGCGCAGGCAGCCCGCCCGAACTCGTCGCTCGATGGCGTCCAGCTCGGCGTCATCACCTACAGCTACCGCGCGATGCCCGATCAGGGCGCCGACGCCATCCTGCGCTACGTGGTCGATTCCGGCATCAGCGCCGTGGAGTTGATGGGCAACTCCATCGAGGCATATGCCGGTGCGCCGGCCATGCCCCGTCGGCCCGGCGGTCCGGGCGGACCAGGAGGACCTGGTGGCGGGCGTACGCCGACACCAGAGGAAGTCGCGTCCCGCGAGAAGTACACCGCCGATCTCAAGGCGTGGCGGCTGTCGCAGTCGATGGACCGGTTCAAGGCGCTGCGCAAGCTCTATGACGATGCCGGCGTCAGCATCTATGCGACCAAGATGCTCAGCACGTCCATGTCCGACGATGAGCTCAGGTACGTGTTCGACGTTGCCGAGGCGCTGGGTGCGACACACACCACGCTCGAACTCACGACAGACAGCGCCGCCCTGAAGCGCCTCGGCGACTACGGCCTGCAGCGGAAGATCTACGTCTCGTACCATACGCATCTTCAAGGCACGCTGACGGCGTTCGACGAGGCGCTCGCGGTCTCGAAGGGCAACACGGCCAACGTGGATTTCGGGCACTACGTCGCCGCCGGCAGCGGCGATCCCGTCGTCTTCCTCCAAAAGTTCCACGACCGCATCAGCAGCTTCCACCTCAAGGACCGCAAGTCGAAGGAGAACGGCGGCGCCAACCTTCCGTGGGGTCAGGGAGACACGCCGATCGCGCGCATCCTGCAATCGGTGCGGAAGAACAAATACCGGATGCCGGCGACGATCGAGATGGAGTACGAAGTGCCTTCGGACTCGACGCCTGTCGCCGAAGTCCGCAAGTGTCTCGACTTCGCGCGGCGGGCGCTGGCCTAG
- a CDS encoding HigA family addiction module antidote protein has protein sequence MRRAPTHPGEMLSEEFLKPLGISQAEGARRMHVPVSRLNAIVKERRGV, from the coding sequence ATGCGGCGTGCCCCGACGCACCCCGGTGAGATGCTCTCTGAGGAGTTCCTGAAGCCGCTCGGGATCTCGCAGGCCGAGGGTGCGCGGCGAATGCACGTCCCGGTCAGTCGCCTGAACGCCATCGTCAAGGAACGGCGTGGCGTATAG
- a CDS encoding serine hydrolase yields MRQPSIRLLVPTVLLALVPTMAWTQPATRPDATTLNPAASGGFSPSGTPLTLAAAGYAKILCSALFVSGRDEAEARQNSAFFLTPEPERPHVTTVVDRERRVVHVTLRGVVTRSAGFYGDQGCVIHPEGTESVFFAPTPVKTTLPDAKGQPWPMGDAVADAPWPAGLDKAAVDAGVDLAFSNPEALTAGMIVLHKGRIVAERYALGATADTQLESWSMGKSLTAALVGLLIQQGALTLDAPAPVAAWRGTGDPRGAITVRHLLQMSSGLRCASPGDADYAPARDGYPPHVLIYTGAIDVFRFSTSRPLQFAPGTEGRYRNCDPITLGALVRQVVEARGEAYLTWPQRALFDRIGIRRQVLEPDAYGNFILSGYDYGTVRNWARLGLLFAQDGVWQGQRLLPEGFSRVVATAAPGWATPRYGGMFWVNGTRELDAPPDAYWMAGAGGQRVIVIPSRDLVIVRMGHMRGDTIGMTLLDKAVRTIVDAVGSAPAAR; encoded by the coding sequence GTGCGTCAGCCATCCATCCGCCTTCTCGTTCCCACCGTGCTGCTCGCCCTCGTCCCGACGATGGCGTGGACGCAGCCGGCCACCCGCCCTGATGCCACGACCTTGAACCCTGCCGCGTCTGGCGGGTTCTCGCCGAGCGGAACGCCGCTGACGCTGGCTGCGGCTGGCTACGCCAAGATCCTGTGCTCGGCCCTCTTCGTGTCGGGGCGCGACGAGGCCGAAGCGAGGCAGAACAGTGCGTTCTTTCTCACCCCCGAGCCCGAGCGCCCGCATGTGACGACGGTTGTCGACCGCGAACGACGTGTGGTGCACGTGACGCTGCGTGGTGTCGTCACCCGCTCGGCTGGCTTCTATGGCGACCAGGGTTGCGTCATCCACCCTGAAGGCACCGAATCGGTGTTCTTCGCGCCCACGCCGGTGAAGACGACGTTGCCGGATGCGAAGGGGCAGCCCTGGCCGATGGGAGACGCGGTTGCCGATGCGCCATGGCCGGCGGGGCTCGACAAGGCGGCCGTGGATGCCGGCGTCGACCTCGCGTTCTCGAATCCCGAGGCACTCACCGCCGGGATGATCGTGCTCCACAAGGGACGCATCGTTGCCGAACGGTATGCGCTCGGTGCCACGGCGGACACACAGCTCGAGAGCTGGTCGATGGGCAAGAGCCTGACGGCCGCGCTCGTTGGCCTGTTGATCCAGCAGGGCGCACTCACGCTCGATGCGCCGGCGCCCGTTGCGGCGTGGCGGGGGACAGGCGACCCGCGTGGCGCAATCACGGTGCGCCACCTGCTGCAGATGAGCAGTGGCCTGCGCTGTGCCTCGCCCGGTGATGCCGACTACGCGCCGGCCCGCGATGGCTATCCGCCGCACGTCCTCATCTACACCGGCGCCATCGATGTCTTCCGCTTCTCGACCAGCCGGCCCCTGCAGTTCGCGCCAGGCACCGAGGGTCGCTATCGCAACTGCGATCCGATCACGCTTGGCGCGCTCGTGCGCCAGGTGGTCGAGGCGCGCGGTGAGGCGTACCTGACGTGGCCGCAGCGTGCGTTGTTCGATCGCATCGGCATTCGCCGTCAGGTGCTGGAGCCCGATGCCTACGGCAACTTCATCCTGAGCGGATACGACTACGGCACCGTGCGCAACTGGGCGCGTCTCGGCTTGCTGTTTGCGCAGGATGGTGTGTGGCAGGGGCAGCGGTTGCTCCCGGAAGGCTTCTCACGCGTCGTTGCCACTGCCGCGCCGGGCTGGGCCACGCCGCGCTACGGCGGCATGTTCTGGGTGAACGGCACTCGTGAGTTGGATGCTCCGCCCGACGCGTACTGGATGGCGGGCGCCGGCGGTCAGCGCGTGATCGTCATCCCGTCGCGCGACCTCGTCATCGTTCGCATGGGCCACATGCGGGGCGACACGATCGGCATGACGCTCCTCGACAAGGCCGTGCGCACCATCGTCGACGCGGTCGGGAGCGCACCGGCGGCACGATGA